Proteins from a single region of Harpia harpyja isolate bHarHar1 chromosome 14, bHarHar1 primary haplotype, whole genome shotgun sequence:
- the LOC128150914 gene encoding nucleoside diphosphate kinase — MAANCERTFIAIKPDGVQRGLVGEIIKRFEQKGFRLVAMKFVHASEDLLKQHYIDLKDRPFYPGLVKYMNSGPVVAMVWEGLNVVKTGRVMLGETNPADSKPGTIRGDFCIQVGRNIIHGSDSVESAQKEINLWFKPAELIDFKSCAHDWIYE; from the exons ATGGCTGCCAACTGCGAGCGCACCTTCATCGCCATCAAGCCCGATGGGGTCCAGCGCGGGCTGGTGGGAGAGATCATCAAGCGGTTCGAGCAGAAAGGCTTCCGGCTGGTGGCCATGAAGTTCGTGCAC GCCTCTGAAGACCTTCTCAAACAACATTACATTGACCTCAAGGACCGACCATTCTACCCTGGTTTGGTTAAATACATGAACTCTGGACCTGTTGTGGCCATG GTATGGGAAGGACTTAACGTAGTTAAAACTGGGAGAGTAATGCTGGGGGAAACAAACCCTGCAGACTCTAAGCCTGGTACAATCCGTGGTGACTTCTGCATTCAAGTAGGAAG AAACATCATTCATGGCAGTGACTCTGTAGAAAGTGCGCAGAAGGAGATCAACCTGTGGTTCAAACCTGCAGAGCTCATTGACTTCAAATCTTGTGCACACGATTGGATCTATGAGTGA
- the LOC128150913 gene encoding nucleoside diphosphate kinase A-like isoform X2: MTMASISERTFIAIKPDGVQRGLVGEIIKRFEQKGFKLVAMKLIHASEDLLREHYIDLKDRPFYDGLVQYMHSGPVVAMVWEGLNVVKTGRVMLGETNPFDSKPGTIRGDLCVQVGRNIIHGSDSVESAETEINLWFTPEELVDYRSCAHEWIYE, from the exons AT GACGATGGCTTCTATCTCTGAGCGCACGTTCATCGCCATCAAGCCTGACGGAGTCCAGCGGGGACTGGTGGGAGAAATCATCAAGCGGTTTGAACAGAAAGGATTCAAACTGGTCGCCATGAAATTAATACAT GCCTCTGAAGACCTTCTGAGAGAACACTACATTGACCTAAAAGACCGGCCATTCTATGATGGTCTGGTGCAGTACATGCATTCTGGACCTGTTGTAGCTATG gtgtggGAAGGACTTAATGTGGTTAAGACTGGAAGAGTGATGCTGGGGGAAACTAACCCATTTGATTCCAAGCCTGGCACTATTCGTGGTGACCTCTGCGTTCAAGTTGGAAG gaACATCATTCATGGAAGTGATTCTGTAGAAAGTGCTGAGACAGAGATCAATTTATGGTTCACTCCTGAAGAACTGGTTGATTACAGAAGCTGTGCTCATGAATGGATCTATGAGTAA
- the LOC128150913 gene encoding nucleoside diphosphate kinase-like isoform X1: MASISERTFIAIKPDGVQRGLVGEIIKRFEQKGFKLVAMKLIHASEDLLREHYIDLKDRPFYDGLVQYMHSGPVVAMVWEGLNVVKTGRVMLGETNPFDSKPGTIRGDLCVQVGRNIIHGSDSVESAETEINLWFTPEELVDYRSCAHEWIYE, translated from the exons ATGGCTTCTATCTCTGAGCGCACGTTCATCGCCATCAAGCCTGACGGAGTCCAGCGGGGACTGGTGGGAGAAATCATCAAGCGGTTTGAACAGAAAGGATTCAAACTGGTCGCCATGAAATTAATACAT GCCTCTGAAGACCTTCTGAGAGAACACTACATTGACCTAAAAGACCGGCCATTCTATGATGGTCTGGTGCAGTACATGCATTCTGGACCTGTTGTAGCTATG gtgtggGAAGGACTTAATGTGGTTAAGACTGGAAGAGTGATGCTGGGGGAAACTAACCCATTTGATTCCAAGCCTGGCACTATTCGTGGTGACCTCTGCGTTCAAGTTGGAAG gaACATCATTCATGGAAGTGATTCTGTAGAAAGTGCTGAGACAGAGATCAATTTATGGTTCACTCCTGAAGAACTGGTTGATTACAGAAGCTGTGCTCATGAATGGATCTATGAGTAA